The following are encoded together in the Ezakiella massiliensis genome:
- a CDS encoding PcfB family protein produces the protein MINEEISKEAGQAAQTIITYTIKAAKESINLEKEIRKKMNETLEKANGNLKSLMGDEMKIKDLYKKGQLENISIDQSDLKDLKKELNKLGVSFSVMKNKESKNYEIFFQAKDIKVMEYAFKQVIAKENKKEKESILKQIKKYKDLSKNKDKTKEKVKRKVKEKVKPSKKDMTREI, from the coding sequence ATGATAAACGAAGAAATAAGCAAAGAAGCAGGTCAAGCAGCACAAACCATAATAACATACACAATAAAGGCAGCAAAAGAATCAATCAACTTAGAAAAAGAAATAAGAAAAAAGATGAATGAAACTTTAGAGAAAGCAAATGGCAACCTAAAAAGCCTTATGGGCGATGAAATGAAAATAAAAGACCTCTACAAAAAAGGACAACTAGAAAATATAAGCATAGATCAAAGCGACCTCAAAGACTTAAAAAAAGAACTAAATAAACTTGGAGTAAGTTTCTCAGTAATGAAAAACAAAGAAAGCAAAAATTATGAAATATTCTTCCAAGCCAAAGACATAAAAGTAATGGAATATGCCTTTAAGCAAGTCATAGCCAAAGAAAATAAAAAAGAAAAAGAAAGTATCCTAAAACAAATAAAGAAATACAAAGACCTATCCAAGAACAAGGATAAGACAAAAGAGAAAGTCAAAAGGAAAGTAAAAGAAAAAGTAAAACCAAGCAAAAAAGATATGACCAGAGAAATATAA